The window ACGGCGCATCGTGGCCGCCGAGCGGGCACGGTTCGAGGCGTTCGTGGACGAGCGCGAGGGGCGCTACCTCAAGGTCCCGCTGCTCTCGGACCGGCAGCGCGGCCTGCTCCGGCGCTCGCGCAACGCCCGCCACGTCGCAACAGCGCGGCGGCTCGGGGTGCCGTCGGTCGAGGCGCGGGCCGACGGGCTGGAGCGCGCTGGGGCTGCGGGCCTCGTCCGGATCGGCGACAGCCCGTACTACTGGGTCGGCACCCTGACCTACTCCGTTCCCTACGTCACGCCTTCGGCGGCGGCCGTGCTGGACTCCATCGGCGTGCGATTCCAGGCGAAGCTGGCCGGCTATGGGTTGCCGCCCTACAAGTTCTACGTCTCGTCAGTGCTGCGGACGCAGGAGGACCAGGCCGCGCTCCGGCGCGTCAACGCCAACGCCGCGCGCTCGACCTCCAGCCACGAGTTCGGGACGACGTTCGACATCGGGTTCCGCCGCTACCGCTACGCGGGCGACCCCGCGTCGGAGCTGTGGGAGCCCGCGTTCCCGTTCCTCCGAGACGAGTTCGCGGCCGACCTCGGGGCGTTCTACCGGCAGACCACGGAGCGCTATCCGTCCCGGATGCTGTCGGTGCTTGGCGAAGCGATGATCGAGTTGGAAAATGAGGGGCTGCTCCTCACGGTCATGGAGCGGCGGCAGCCCGTCTTCCACACGACTGTCGCCCGGCGGCTCGTGGGGGAGTAGAGAAAGAAGACTGTTTCGGCGTGGAGGGGAAGGAGGGTTGGTTCGGCGGGGAGGGTTGGGAGGGAAAGGAGAGTTGGTTCGGCGTGTAGGGGAAGGAGAGCAAGGAGGGATGAGCACGTTGGCGCAGCGTGCGACGGCCTCGCTACCTTTCTCGGCTTTGCTTTAGACGCCCTCCACGCCCTCCACGCCGAGCCCACCTGGGCATGCCTTGACCGGTGCGGGTAAAGGACGTATCTAGCGCCCTTTATCTCCCAGCCTGTCTTGCCATGCCTCGCCGCTTCCTCGTATTTGCCGTCCTGGCGTCTCTTGGCCTCGCCGCTGCCTTCTGGCTCTGGCCTTCCGGTCCCGCTGCCCCGCCTGCCCCCATCGAGTCCGACGAGCCAGGGCCGGACATGCGGCCGGCCGAGTGGGCCGCCGACCAGCGCCTCTTCCCCGTCTGGCAGGCCGACCCGGCCGCCATGCGCGAAGCGCTCGACGCGGCGCAGGCGCTCCGCGCCGAAGCCCGTGGCGGCCCGTTCGGCGCGTGGGAGCAGGCCGGGCCGACGAACGTCGGCGGGCGGGTTTCGGACATCGAGTTCGCGCCGAGTGCACCGGACGTGGTCTACGCCTCGCCCGCCACGGGCGGCGTCTTCCGCTCCGAAGACGCGGGCTTCACCTGGGCCCCCATCTTCGACGACCAGGCCGTCCTCACCGTCGGCGACCTCGCCGTCCACCCGAGCGACCCCAACACCGTGTGGGTTGGGACCGGCGAGGCCAACGGGAGCCACAACAACTTCGCCGGCGGGGGCATCTACAAGACGAGTGATGCCGGGGCGACGTGGGACTTCCTCGGCCTCGGCGAGAGCTACTCGGTTGGCCGCATCCGCATCGACCCGACGGACCCCGACCGCGTGTTCGTCGCCGCGCTCGGGGCCTACTTCGGCAAGAACGAGCAGCGCGGCGTCTTCCGCTCCGAGGACGGCGGCGCGAACTGGGAGCGCGTCCTTTTCCTTTCCGACTCGACGGCCGTCATCGACCTCGCCATGCGGCCCGACGACCCGGACGTGCTCTTCGCCTCGACGTGGAGCCGCATCCGGCGGCCCACCGGCAGCAACCTCAGCGGCCCCACGAGCGGCCTGTGGCGCTCTACCGACGGCGGCGACACCTGGGACGAACTCGGCGCAGCCAACGGCCTCCCCAATCCCGACGTGACGGATGTCGGACGGATCGGCCTCGACATCTGCCGCGACGTCCCGGACACCATCTACGCCTACTACACCGACGGCAGCCAATACCTTGGCCTCTTCCGCTCCGACGACGGCGGCGACACCTGGACCGACGAGGACCCGTCCGGCGAGATCGGCTTCAACACGAGCGGGTTCGAGTGGTGGATGGGGCAGGTCCGCGTCGCCCCCGACGACCCCGACG of the Bacteroidota bacterium genome contains:
- a CDS encoding DUF5715 family protein yields the protein MPDLIGHPYTPSPRRTPSAVRQTSPLEHRPRLRRRWLVLLGAAVVGVGGLVAAWYAAEKLEEKRRIVAAERARFEAFVDEREGRYLKVPLLSDRQRGLLRRSRNARHVATARRLGVPSVEARADGLERAGAAGLVRIGDSPYYWVGTLTYSVPYVTPSAAAVLDSIGVRFQAKLAGYGLPPYKFYVSSVLRTQEDQAALRRVNANAARSTSSHEFGTTFDIGFRRYRYAGDPASELWEPAFPFLRDEFAADLGAFYRQTTERYPSRMLSVLGEAMIELENEGLLLTVMERRQPVFHTTVARRLVGE